In Opisthocomus hoazin isolate bOpiHoa1 chromosome 3, bOpiHoa1.hap1, whole genome shotgun sequence, a genomic segment contains:
- the LOC104327981 gene encoding biogenesis of lysosome-related organelles complex 1 subunit 2 isoform X3: MFNKMAAYLTGELTATSEDYKLLENMNKLTSLKYLEMKDIAVNISRNLKDLNQKYAALQPYLEQINLIEEQVAALERAAYKLDAYSKKLGNCCPLLLLPSSIVPCKGTEKHKKPSTKNWRNDEITTVFKLELGYESD, encoded by the exons CCACCAGTGAAGACTACAAACTCTTGGAAAACATGAATAAGCTGACTAGCTTGAAGTACCTAGAAATGAAAGATATTGCTGTAAACATCAGTAGAAATCTGAAGGATTTAAATCAAAAAT atGCTGCTCTTCAGCCGTATCTGGAACAGATCAACCTAATTGAGGAACAGGTTGCAGCTTTGGAGCGAGCAGCTTATAAATTGGATGCCTATTCCAAAAAACTTGGTAACTGTTGTCCTCTACTGTTACTACCTAGCAGCATAGTCCCTTGTAAAGGGACTGAAAAACACAAA aagccAAGTACAAAAAACTGGAGAAACGATGAAATTACAACAGTCTTTAAGTTGGAGTTGGGCTATGAGTCAGACTGA